Proteins from a single region of Candidatus Kryptoniota bacterium:
- a CDS encoding thioredoxin family protein — MFLDHQAQEEIKKRFAVLVNPVKIIIFTQSLECQYCKETRQILEELAALSDKFTLEVYNFLTDKDKVGLYKIDKIPAIVIASPDRDYGIRYYGIPSGYEFSSVLEDIEMISTGSHGLSDLTIEKLKTVDQPVHIQVFVTPTCPYCPRAVVTGHQFAFVNENIKADMVEATEFPDLSMKYNVRGVPRIVINETRHFEGAMPEEMYIDEVVKALGEKQGKLMN, encoded by the coding sequence ATGTTTCTAGACCATCAGGCACAAGAGGAAATTAAAAAGAGGTTCGCAGTGCTTGTGAATCCGGTCAAGATAATAATCTTCACTCAATCCCTGGAATGCCAGTATTGCAAAGAGACGCGCCAGATACTTGAAGAATTGGCCGCGCTGTCGGATAAGTTTACACTAGAAGTCTACAATTTTCTGACAGACAAGGACAAAGTCGGGCTTTATAAGATCGACAAGATTCCGGCAATAGTTATTGCCTCGCCGGACAGGGATTATGGCATCAGATATTACGGCATTCCTTCGGGTTACGAGTTTTCATCCGTGCTCGAGGACATTGAAATGATCTCTACCGGCAGTCATGGACTGAGCGACCTCACAATAGAAAAACTGAAAACAGTGGACCAGCCTGTTCACATACAGGTATTCGTCACGCCGACATGTCCGTACTGCCCGCGAGCTGTGGTTACCGGACACCAGTTCGCCTTTGTCAACGAGAACATAAAGGCGGACATGGTGGAAGCCACGGAGTTCCCGGATCTTTCAATGAAATACAACGTACGCGGCGTGCCGAGGATCGTGATAAACGAAACGCGTCATTTCGAGGGAGCGATGCCGGAGGAGATGTATATCGACGAGGTAGTGAAAGCCCTCGGCGAGAAGCAAGGTAAGCTGATGAACTAA
- a CDS encoding DUF2892 domain-containing protein, which translates to MKRNIGKVDRWIRIVVGFIVVSLVFWGPATAWGWLGLIPLVTGVLGFCPLYVPFKFSTYKEQQKPA; encoded by the coding sequence ATGAAGAGAAACATCGGAAAAGTTGACAGGTGGATAAGAATCGTAGTCGGATTTATCGTGGTGAGTCTGGTTTTTTGGGGGCCCGCGACAGCATGGGGTTGGCTCGGATTGATTCCTCTTGTAACCGGAGTGCTTGGTTTTTGCCCGCTGTACGTCCCGTTTAAATTTTCAACTTACAAAGAGCAGCAGAAGCCGGCGTAA
- a CDS encoding zf-HC2 domain-containing protein has translation MKLIDHKKYLLEMCEKVDRDLTSPTCRKLREHLEHCPDCAAYYDSLKKTIILYRNCDVEMKGSRVKEILARLDLEQPIKISIPKKHSR, from the coding sequence GTGAAATTAATCGACCACAAGAAATATCTCCTCGAGATGTGCGAAAAGGTTGACCGTGACCTTACCTCTCCAACGTGCAGAAAGTTGAGGGAACATCTGGAGCACTGTCCTGATTGCGCCGCGTATTACGATTCGCTAAAGAAGACGATAATACTATACAGGAACTGTGATGTGGAGATGAAGGGCTCTCGCGTCAAGGAGATTCTCGCCAGATTGGACCTGGAACAACCCATCAAGATTTCAATTCCAAAGAAGCACTCTCGCTGA